The nucleotide sequence TTATGCACCCTCTGAAAAAGGGAAAGATGCAATTGAATTAAGATTAAAAGAAATTGAAAAGAAAAAGTAAAATCAATTCTATTCAAGATAAGCTTTGTGTATTGCTCTTATTGCTTTGTATCCGTCTTCTTTAGATACCACGAAAGATATTGAAACCTCAGAAGATCCTTGAGAAATCATAAGTATATTGACCTTATCATTTGCAATTGCAGTAAATAATCTTCCGGCAGTTCCTACTGCGCCTTTCATTCCCTTACCCACTACACTTATGATGTTGACCCCTTTTATATGAGAAATATCTCTTACTAAATCTTTTGTAGGAAATGCTTCTCTCAAAGCTTTTTCAGATTTTTCTGTGTCTTTTTCAGATATTACAAAAGAGATATTTGCTTCTGAGGATCCTTGAGAGATCATATAAACATTGATACTATGGTCGCCTAATGCGTTGAATACTTTTGCAGCTACCCCCGGAACTCCAATCATTCCGGCACCAGAAACATAAACTATGGCTGCATTTTCAATTATGCTTATGGCCTTTACAACTTTGTGATTAGCTTTTGTATCTTTAAGTATCAAAGTACCAGAAGAGTCGGACATGCTGTTTTTTACTCTGACAGGGATATTTTTAGTAACTGCAGGTTCAATAGTTCGAGGATGTAATACTTTTGCACCAAAATAGGCTAGTTCCATTGCTTCAAGGTAAGACATCTCAGGAATAGTGTATGCATTGCTACATATTTTAGGGTTTGTAGTCATTATTCCATCAACATCAGTCATTATCCATATTTCTTCAGCCCCAATTCCTGCTCCGATTATAGATGCAGTGTAATCAGAACCCCCCCTACCAAGGGTAGTAATATCTCCATCCTTACTTTTAGCTATAAATCCAGTAACTACTGGAATCATGCCTTTTTTTAATAAGGGCAATATTGTATCTGATGTTTTTTTGTAGCTTTCGTTAAATAATACCGCTGCTTCTCCAAAGTTATTGTCAGTTACAATCAAAGAAAAGGCGTCAATTTTATCTGATAAAACACCTTGCGCTTCAATAGTTTTTGACAATATTAAACTTGAAAGTCTTTCACCGAAAGATACTATTCTGTCTTTTGATCTTAAAGAAAGTTCGCCTAAATAGTGGACCCCTATCAAACTTTTTTCTAGATCAACTAAAAGAGTATCTATCCCTTCTTTGGTAATTTTTAATATTTCATCATTTTTAATGTTTTTACAAGCATCAAAATGCTTGGATCTAAGTTCATTTAAAACGGGGGCAATATCCTCTCCCTTAAGGGATTTATCCGCAGCCCCAAGAAGCATGTCAGTTACCCCAGACATTGCAGAAACTACAACTACCACTTCGTTTCCTTTATTGTATGTATCAATGGCTATATTTGCAGTGTTAAGGAATCTATCAGCATTCCCAACTGATGTCCCACCGTATTTCATTACAATTCTCATCAAAGACCCCCAAATATGTTATTTAAGCCAAAAATCTACTTAAAAGACTTTCTAAAAAAGAAATTTCCTTTCTCTTCCAGATATCTTTTTTAAATAATCTATAGATTCTTTATAAAAAGGAAATTTCTCTTCATCTTTTTTAAATTGTCCTGTATGTATTTTTCTTCTACCTCTTTTATAAATGAATCCAAATTTAATATGTAACATTTCATGATACATTATATACTCAACTACAAACTTAGGCGTTCTCTTATCGTCTAAAAGACTTGAAACTACTATCTCATTTTTAGAACGGTCGTATCTACCAAAAATTCGATAAGCCCTTCTTTTAGACCACCTTAATGATGGCTTAGATATTTCGTTAGAAAAGAAATTATTATTTATTGTAGAAAATATTTCCTCAAGGTCAAAATAATTTCCAACAGGAGCATGTATTCCATTTATAGTGTCAAAAGGTTCATTTATAATAAGGTTGTGGATATAATCATTATATGTTCTTTTGTATCTTGGGGCGACTCTAATCCCTTTAATCTTAGATAAAAGAATATAGGCAAGAGATTCTTTAACATCCTGGGGTGCATCTCTCAACCTATCTGAAACCCTCACATATAAAATACCTTTTTTTACCCTGGCCGTATTCTTTATACTTTTGTAAGAATAATATTCTGAAACAACCTTATATTTAAATCCAAGACTAAGTGATACATTA is from Methanofastidiosum sp. and encodes:
- a CDS encoding aspartate kinase, producing MRIVMKYGGTSVGNADRFLNTANIAIDTYNKGNEVVVVVSAMSGVTDMLLGAADKSLKGEDIAPVLNELRSKHFDACKNIKNDEILKITKEGIDTLLVDLEKSLIGVHYLGELSLRSKDRIVSFGERLSSLILSKTIEAQGVLSDKIDAFSLIVTDNNFGEAAVLFNESYKKTSDTILPLLKKGMIPVVTGFIAKSKDGDITTLGRGGSDYTASIIGAGIGAEEIWIMTDVDGIMTTNPKICSNAYTIPEMSYLEAMELAYFGAKVLHPRTIEPAVTKNIPVRVKNSMSDSSGTLILKDTKANHKVVKAISIIENAAIVYVSGAGMIGVPGVAAKVFNALGDHSINVYMISQGSSEANISFVISEKDTEKSEKALREAFPTKDLVRDISHIKGVNIISVVGKGMKGAVGTAGRLFTAIANDKVNILMISQGSSEVSISFVVSKEDGYKAIRAIHKAYLE